The Deinococcus aquaticus genomic interval CCAAGACCGGCCGGGGCCTGCTGCTGTGGGGCGCGCCCCTGCTGGCGCTGGCACTGGGAGGCGTGTTCCTGTGGTCGTTCCTGCGCCGCACCCCGGGCCGCGCCGGTTCCGCCGCCCCGGACGAGGCCTTCGATCCGTTCCTGGAACAGGTGCGCCGCGAGACCCGCGCGCCCGGCGACCCCACGGGCGGAGGGAAAGCGTGAGCGTCCTGAGCCTGATCCTGCTGATCCTGATCGTGGGGGCCGCGCTGTGGCTGGTGCTGGAACCCCTGCGGTCCGGGCAGCCCAGCGACCCGGACGCCCCGAAGCGCGAGCAGCTGCGCGCCGAGCAGGCGCGCCTGTACGCGGAACTTGCCGCGCTGCCGGCAGACCCTGACAGCGACCGCCGCCGACCGGACCTGGAACGCCGCGCCGCGCTGACCCTGCGCGCGCTGGACGCCCTGCCCCCCCAGCCGCGCCCCGCGCCGCGCACCCGCACCCTGGCCCTGGGAGCGCTGGCCGCCGCCTTCGCCCTGACGGTGGTGGGGGCCGTGACCTTCGTGCCGCGCTGGCAACTGGCGTCCCTGCAACCGTCCGAGGCGGCGAACGTGCAGGCCACGTTGCGCCTGCCGGGCCTGAAAGCGCAGGCCGAGCGGACCGGCGCGGCCGCCGATTACCTCGCGTGGGGGAAAGCGGCGTTCGATTCCTCCCGGTACGATCAGGCGGTCACGGCGTACGGGAACGCCCTGAAACTCGACCCCCGGCAACCCGAGGCGCTGCGCCGGCTGGGCATCCTGCTGCTCACGCGCGGCGAGCAGACCGGGCAGACCCTGAGTGCCGAGGACGCGCAGCGGGCCGCGCTGCTGATCCGCACGGGCGCGCAACTCGCGCCGAAAGAACCGGAATCGCAGCTGCTGCTGGGCTTCGCGCTCGCCCGGTTCGGCGAGGACGATCAGGCGCTCGCGGCGCTGGAACGCTACCGCACCCTGGACCCCAGCGGCCGCGACGCCGACGACCTGATCACCGCCATCCGCGCCCGCCAGAACGACAGCGACCCGGCGCTGCGCGTGTACGCCGCCAGTTGCGCCAGTTGCCACGGCCCCAGCGGCGGCGGTGGCCTGGGCCCCAGCCTGCGGGAATCGGCCCTGACCCGCGAGGCCGCGCGGCAGATCATCGTGCAGGGCAAGGGCGCCATGCCCGCCTACCCGAACCTGAGCAGCAGTGACCTGAACGCCCTGCTGAACCTGCTGGGCAGCTGGCAGGACACTGGGGGCCGCTGACCATGCCGGGCGACCCCACCCCGGCCCCGGTCCGCCGCCTGACCCGCCGCGCCCTGCTGGACCGCTGGTGGCTGATCCCGGTTGCCGGAACGGCTGGAGCGTTCGGGTACATGGGCTGGTACGCCACGCGCGTCATGACCGGAAAACGCACGGCCGGCACACCCGACTTCCGGGCGGCGCCGCCTGCGCGTGTGGCCGCCCTGAGCAACCTGAGCGGCGAGTGGGCCGAGCGGACCTTCACGTACGCGGGTCGGCCCTGCACGGTGCTGCGCGTGCCGCAGGACGTGCCGGGCGCGCTGCCGGACGGCGGGTCGTTCCTGATCGCGTACTCGCGGGTGTGCACGCACCTGGGCTGCAACGTGAACCTCGTGCGCGACCCGGAGATCCTGGCCTTCGCGTTCAATTACCGCCCGCCCCGCGACGAGCAGCACCCGCAACTGGGCTGCCGCTGCCACTACAGCGTGTTCGACCCGCTGCGGGCCGGCGAGGCCGTGTTCGGCAAGGCGCTGCTGCCCCTGCCGCGCGTGCAGTTGCAGCGGCGCGGCGCAGACCTGTGGGCGACCGGCATCGAACCCGCCCCGGACTTCACGGGATGACGCCCATCCACGGGCCCCTGTCGTTTACCACCGGCGACGTGCAGGCCGCCAGTACCGTGTTGCAGGCCACCGCCACGCAGTTGCAGGCGCGCGGGCGAACGCTCTGGCCGCCCGACAGGCTCACGCCGGAGCACCTGCAGCGGCACTACCCGCCCGGCGGCTGGCATGTCGCCTGGACCGACGCAGCGGCGACCAGCGAACCCGTCGGATGCTTCTGCCTGCTGACCAGCGACCCGCCCTTCTGGCCGCACGACCCGCCGGGCGAGGCGCTGTACCTGCACAAGCTGGCCGTGCACCCGTCCGCGCAGGGGCAGGGACTGGCGCACACGCTGCTGCGTGAGGCGGCGCGCGTGACCGCCCTGGCCGGGCGACCCTGGCTGAAACTCGATACCGACGCCGCGCGGCCCGCCCTGCACCACCTGTACGATTCGTTCGGGTTTGAACGCTGCGGCCAGCGCGACGTGTTCGGCCTGACCGTCATCCTGTACCGACTGCCTGTCCGCAGAGCGGGCGGCGGCCTCGGGTAGTGGAGACCGCCGCCCGCTGCACGTGTGTCGTTACTTGGGGGCGCTGGTGTCCCGGACGGCGTAACTGAACGGGACGCTCAGGCGCGAGGTGGCCTTGCCGTAATCCGACACGTCCACGGACAGGGTGCCGGTGACGGTGGTGCCGGGCGCGGGCGCGGCGGCGAGGTTCAGTTCCAGGCAGCCCTGCGCGGTGAAGGCGTTGTACAGCTGCGAGAAGTAGGCGTCGAGGTCACCGGCAGCGATGTTGCTGCGGAACAGCCCGCCGGTTTCGCTGGCGATGCGTTCCATCTCGGCGAAGTCGAGGCTGCCCGTGGCGTCCAGGCCGATGGCGTACACGGGCACGCCTGCGGCCTTCGCGGCGGCGATGGCCTCGTCCGGCGAGTTGCTGCTGCTGTTGTCGATGCCGTCCGTGAGGGCCAGCACGATCGGGTTGCTGCGCCCGGCGCGGCTGGCGACCTTCACGGCGTCCACGACCGCGTCGTAGAAGTTGGTGCTGCCGCTTGCGTACGTGGCGTTGTCGATGGCGGTGTTCAGCGCCGTCTGATCCGCCGTCAGGTCCTGATGCAGCACGCTGCCGATCATGCTGGCCGACGGCGTACTGCTGGCCTCGAAGGACAGCACGGCGGCCTGACTGGTGCCGGTCATGCGGGCCACGAAGGCCTTGGCGGCCGCGCGGCGTTTCTCCTCCGGGTCGGTGCTGCGCATGCTGCCGGTCGCGTCGAGGGTGACGGCGGCGGTCACGGTGTTCTGCACGCTGACCTGTCCGCACACGCTGACCGTGCCACTCACGCCGGCGGTACTGAACGTCACGGACGGGTTGCTGAGCGTGCCGGTCGCGGTCTGCGTGCCGCTCAGTGGCGTCACCCCGAACTGCACCTGCGTGGGGCTCAGGACGCGCGCGCCGTTCAGTTGCATGGTCGTGGCGGTGGGCGTGGTCGGAGCGGGCGTTCCGGCGGGGCCACCGCACGAGGCCAGCAGCAGCGACGCTCCCATCAGCGCGCCCCAGGTGCGGCGGGGCAGTGGGCGGCGGGACAGCGGAGCGGTAGGCAGGGTGGGCTGGGCAGACTGGGTGCGCTGGGGCATGGTGGGTTCTCCTGGGTGGCGCGTGACCATGAAGGGTCGGGGCGGAGGGTGGAGGTGGACTGGCAGGACCCGGTGCAGCCGCGTCAGGTACGCCCGACCAGCTGTGCGCCGCGCAGCAGGTTGTCCTGGGCGGCCCGCAGGAGTTGCACATGACTGCTCAGTTGCCCGACGCTGGCCCAGACGAGTGCCAGTTCAGCGGGCGTGGTCCAGCCGGGCCGGGGGATCAACTTCAGCAGTTCGTCCAGCTGCCGGGTCTCGGCCAGGGCACGCAGGTCGCCGCGCAGGGCTTCCACGTCGCGGGTCAGGCCTTTCAGGTCGTGGGTGACGCGGGTCGCGGCGGTTGCCGCGGCGGGCGCTGCGGGTGTGGCAGCTGTGGAGATGGTGGCCTCATCCTTCATGCTGGTTCCTCCTGGGTAAACGTGGGTGGTGCGCGGTGGGGGGCGGGTTCAGGCCGTTGACTCCCCCCCGGAAGCTGCTCTGAACCTCGCCTGAGTTCATCTTCGTCACAGGCCGTGATCAGGCCGTGATCAGGCTGGGGTCACCTCATGACCGGGCCGTGAACCGGGGGCCTGTGTGCGCGACCCGGCCCGGCCCGCCGCCGCGCGCGGTAGATTTGAGGGAATGCAATTACCGTTCATCGTGAGTGCCGGGGAAGCCCTGACTGACCTCGTGACCGCCGGGCGGAACGCCTGGCACGCCCATCCGGGCGGCGCGGCCTGGAATGTCGCGCGGGCCTGCGCGTCGCTGGGGGTGCCCAGCGCCTTTGCCGGAGCGGTCGGGCAGGACAACTTCGGGGACGACCTGATCCGCGCGTCCGTCGAGGCCGGGCTGGACATGCGCTTCATGCAGCGCGTGCCCGCCCCGACCCTGCTGGCGGTGGTGTACAGCGCCAACCCGCCCGCGTACCGCTTCCTGGGCGAGAACAGCGCCGACCTGCACTTCGACCCGACGCGCCTGCCCGCCGGGTGGCTGCGCGAGGCCCGCTGGCTGCACGTGGGCGGCATCAGTCTGGCGCGCTGGCCGCTGGCAGACACGCTGCTGGGCCTGATCGAGACGGCCCGCGCGGCCGGCGTGA includes:
- a CDS encoding c-type cytochrome encodes the protein MSVLSLILLILIVGAALWLVLEPLRSGQPSDPDAPKREQLRAEQARLYAELAALPADPDSDRRRPDLERRAALTLRALDALPPQPRPAPRTRTLALGALAAAFALTVVGAVTFVPRWQLASLQPSEAANVQATLRLPGLKAQAERTGAAADYLAWGKAAFDSSRYDQAVTAYGNALKLDPRQPEALRRLGILLLTRGEQTGQTLSAEDAQRAALLIRTGAQLAPKEPESQLLLGFALARFGEDDQALAALERYRTLDPSGRDADDLITAIRARQNDSDPALRVYAASCASCHGPSGGGGLGPSLRESALTREAARQIIVQGKGAMPAYPNLSSSDLNALLNLLGSWQDTGGR
- a CDS encoding ubiquinol-cytochrome c reductase iron-sulfur subunit, with amino-acid sequence MPGDPTPAPVRRLTRRALLDRWWLIPVAGTAGAFGYMGWYATRVMTGKRTAGTPDFRAAPPARVAALSNLSGEWAERTFTYAGRPCTVLRVPQDVPGALPDGGSFLIAYSRVCTHLGCNVNLVRDPEILAFAFNYRPPRDEQHPQLGCRCHYSVFDPLRAGEAVFGKALLPLPRVQLQRRGADLWATGIEPAPDFTG
- a CDS encoding GNAT family N-acetyltransferase; translated protein: MTPIHGPLSFTTGDVQAASTVLQATATQLQARGRTLWPPDRLTPEHLQRHYPPGGWHVAWTDAAATSEPVGCFCLLTSDPPFWPHDPPGEALYLHKLAVHPSAQGQGLAHTLLREAARVTALAGRPWLKLDTDAARPALHHLYDSFGFERCGQRDVFGLTVILYRLPVRRAGGGLG
- a CDS encoding vWA domain-containing protein, whose protein sequence is MPQRTQSAQPTLPTAPLSRRPLPRRTWGALMGASLLLASCGGPAGTPAPTTPTATTMQLNGARVLSPTQVQFGVTPLSGTQTATGTLSNPSVTFSTAGVSGTVSVCGQVSVQNTVTAAVTLDATGSMRSTDPEEKRRAAAKAFVARMTGTSQAAVLSFEASSTPSASMIGSVLHQDLTADQTALNTAIDNATYASGSTNFYDAVVDAVKVASRAGRSNPIVLALTDGIDNSSSNSPDEAIAAAKAAGVPVYAIGLDATGSLDFAEMERIASETGGLFRSNIAAGDLDAYFSQLYNAFTAQGCLELNLAAAPAPGTTVTGTLSVDVSDYGKATSRLSVPFSYAVRDTSAPK
- a CDS encoding carbohydrate kinase family protein, which codes for MQLPFIVSAGEALTDLVTAGRNAWHAHPGGAAWNVARACASLGVPSAFAGAVGQDNFGDDLIRASVEAGLDMRFMQRVPAPTLLAVVYSANPPAYRFLGENSADLHFDPTRLPAGWLREARWLHVGGISLARWPLADTLLGLIETARAAGVKISFDPNARITHRHPDYPKVFEAVARRADLMKFSDEDLAFFFPGLSEADVLRRLRGLNAQVPIIITRGAQGATLYHAAGQANLPAAPVQVVDTVGAGDALCAGLLVSASERPEALWSEHLRVGLAAAAAACAHAGAYAPTRADLNL